The [Clostridium] celerecrescens 18A genomic sequence CGGTAAACTTCTTTCTGCTCATCGGCAAGATAAAATACATGAGGAAGCCCCTGCTCGATGGAGGTAATGCAGCGGGGGTTTTTGCATTGAATCACGTTGGTGATCTTATTAGGAAGGCTTAAGGTCTTCTTTTCCACAATCAGGTTATCCTTTATAATGTTAACCGTAATGTTATGGTCAATGTATCCCAGAATGTCTAAATCAATGTGGTCTAAGCCGCCTTCAATTTTTATGATGTCCTTTTTTCCCATCTTATTGCTTCTTGCATTCTTAATGATGGCAACCTGGCAATCCAGCTTGTCCAGACCCAGGTTATAATAGATTTCCAGACTTTTGCCGGCTTCAATGTGGTCTAATACGATTCCTTCTTTTAATCCGCTGATATTTAACATGATTTTTCTACCTCCAGTAATGTCATGATAAGAGCCATACGCACATACACGCCGTACTGTGCCTGCTTAAAGTAGGCGGCTCGGGGATCCTCGTCAACCTCCACTGAGATTTCGTTGACTCTTGGAAGAGGGTGAAGAACATACATATCTTCTTTCGCCAGTTTCATTTTCTTTTTGTCCAGAATGTAGCAGTCTTTTAAACGGATGTAATCTTCCTCGTTGAAGAAGCGTTCCTTCTGGACGCGGGTCATATAGAGGATATCAAGAGAAGGCATGGCATCGTCAAGGCTGTCCATTTCTACAAATTCAATGTTATTGGCTTTCAGTACATCTTCTCGGATGTATTCAGGCACCCGCAGCTCTGGGGGGGAAATTAAGATGAATTTGATGTTTTCGTAACGAACAAGAGCATTAATCAGAGAGTGAACCGTGCGGCCAAATTTTAAGTCGCCACAGAGGCCAATGGTCAGATCATTCAAACGGCCTTTTAAAGAATTGATGGAAAGCAGATCAGTAAGGGTCTGGGTCGGATGCTGGTGGCCTCCGTCACCGGCATTGATTACCGGTATGCTGGAATGGTTGGCAGCTACCAGTGGAGCCCCTTCCTTTGGATGTCTCATGGCACATATGTCTGCGTAGCAGGAGAGAACCCGAATGGTATCAGCAACACTTTCTCCTTTTGCGGCAGAACTGGAGTCGGCAGAAGAAAAGCCTAGTACACTGCCGCCCAGATTTAACATGGCAGCCTCGAAACTCAAACGAGTTCTTGTACTTGGCTCATAAAATAATGTCGCTAATTTTTTTCCATCGCATACATGAGAATATTTTGGAAGATTTTCTTCGATATCTTTCGCCAGGTCTAAGAGTTGTCCTGTCTCTTCCACACTAAAGTCTAACGGGTTAAGTAAATGTCTCATAAGAATCTCCTTTATCCACTAAATTATGGTTTAAAATTCTATCCCATCTATTATACAGTATCCATTAGAATATTTCCACACTTTTTTTAAATTTATGATATAATCTTTTCGTATGCCTTTTTTCCAGTAATTAACAGCTTCCCTCCTGTAAGGAATATTTAAGGAAGCGTAAGAAAATAAAGAATGACCGATTGAAATATCTTGTTGTATAATGTGTATGCAAAGTCAAGTATCCTACAGCAGGTTCAGGATCGTTGATACTTGCAGCATTCGCCAGATACAAGAATTCCTGCATTCCTGTGCCTGGCTCATTGCTTGTGAAAATAAAGAAAGGGGGTGTCTGTTTTGGCGGAAAGAAAGTCACCTATGATTCAGGTCAAGAATCTCTACAAGGTGTACAAAGTGGGAAACACAAAGGTCTATGCGTTAAACGGTGTGGACTTTACTATAAATAAGGGAGAGTTCTGTGCGATCGTGGGCCCCTCCGGTTCCGGTAAATCCACTCTCTTAAATATGTTGGCCGGCCTTGAGAAGCCGTCAAAGGGAGAGATTGTCATTGGCGGGAGCCATATAGAAAAGCTTTCAGAAAATCAGCTGGTATCATTCCGCAGAAAGCACGTGGGTTTTATTTTTCAGTCTTATAATCTTTTACAGACTATGAACGCGGTGGAGAATGTGGCTATGCCTCTGTCATTTCGTGGAGTGCCAAAGAAAACTAGAAATGAAAAGGCAAAGGAATACATAAAGCTGGTGGGGCTTGAGA encodes the following:
- a CDS encoding aspartate carbamoyltransferase regulatory subunit — translated: MLNISGLKEGIVLDHIEAGKSLEIYYNLGLDKLDCQVAIIKNARSNKMGKKDIIKIEGGLDHIDLDILGYIDHNITVNIIKDNLIVEKKTLSLPNKITNVIQCKNPRCITSIEQGLPHVFYLADEQKEVYRCRYCEEKYSK
- a CDS encoding ABC transporter ATP-binding protein, which translates into the protein MIQVKNLYKVYKVGNTKVYALNGVDFTINKGEFCAIVGPSGSGKSTLLNMLAGLEKPSKGEIVIGGSHIEKLSENQLVSFRRKHVGFIFQSYNLLQTMNAVENVAMPLSFRGVPKKTRNEKAKEYIKLVGLEKQMKHMANEMSGGQQQRVGIARALAVDPKIIFADEPTGNLDSKTTREILSLMQKIVREQNQTLVMVTHDNYIAKFADRQFHIVDGKIVKIEEQHHEEQHHEDTKEDMGYEEG
- the pyrB gene encoding aspartate carbamoyltransferase, whose amino-acid sequence is MRHLLNPLDFSVEETGQLLDLAKDIEENLPKYSHVCDGKKLATLFYEPSTRTRLSFEAAMLNLGGSVLGFSSADSSSAAKGESVADTIRVLSCYADICAMRHPKEGAPLVAANHSSIPVINAGDGGHQHPTQTLTDLLSINSLKGRLNDLTIGLCGDLKFGRTVHSLINALVRYENIKFILISPPELRVPEYIREDVLKANNIEFVEMDSLDDAMPSLDILYMTRVQKERFFNEEDYIRLKDCYILDKKKMKLAKEDMYVLHPLPRVNEISVEVDEDPRAAYFKQAQYGVYVRMALIMTLLEVEKSC